CGGCTGACGGCCGGGCAGCGGGAGGCGCTCTACGCCGAGATCCTGCGCCAAGCCGCGGCCGTCGCCCTGGGACGCGCCGAGGTCGAGGAGATCGACCGCCTCAACATCCTGCAGGCGACGCGTTTGGCCCACCGGCGGGCCATCCTGGCGCTACCGCGGCGTCCGCATCTGGTCCTGATCGACGGCCGCTACCCCGCCGACGTCCCGGTGCCGCAGCTGGCCATCGTCGACGGCGACGCCACCTGCGCCTCGATCGCCGCGGCGTCGATTGTGGCCAAGGTGACCCGCGACCTGATCATGGCGGACCTGGCGACGCGGTATCCGGGCTACGGATTCGACGTGCACAAGGGGTACGCCACCGCCGCCCACCGGGCCGCCATCCTCCGCCTGGGGATCACTCCCGTGCACCGGCGG
This Armatimonadota bacterium DNA region includes the following protein-coding sequences:
- a CDS encoding ribonuclease HII, which codes for MAAPLRPADLRALSVAEIALRLRALPVLNGAVLRALARDPRTGVRQLAARYRRRQAGRLREDARLAGLRTIEGRHRAEGFEIIAGVDEAGVAPLAGPVVAAAVVLPADLRLPGLNDSKRLTAGQREALYAEILRQAAAVALGRAEVEEIDRLNILQATRLAHRRAILALPRRPHLVLIDGRYPADVPVPQLAIVDGDATCASIAAASIVAKVTRDLIMADLATRYPGYGFDVHKGYATAAHRAAILRLGITPVHRR